From the genome of Nasonia vitripennis strain AsymCx chromosome 1, Nvit_psr_1.1, whole genome shotgun sequence, one region includes:
- the LOC100678278 gene encoding 28S ribosomal protein S21, mitochondrial, translated as MGLKHPYFLARTVFVKNNDVEHACRIMNRILGQEEILDQFRRTRYYEKPNQVRRRINYERCKAIYDEDMDRRIQFLLRKNRVDPFPGCL; from the coding sequence ATGGGATTAAAACATCCATATTTCCTTGCAAGAACTGTGTTTGTAAAAAACAACGATGTCGAACATGCTTGTCGAATAATGAACAGAATACTTGGACAAGAAGAAATATTAGACCAATTTCGTCGAACTAGGTATTATGAGAAACCAAATCAAGTAAGGCGACGTATCAATTACGAAAGATGCAAGGCTATTTATGATGAAGATATGGACCGTAGGATTCAGTTTCTTTTAAGAAAGAACAGAGTGGACCCATTCCCAGGATGTTTATAA